Proteins from a genomic interval of Planktothrix sp. FACHB-1365:
- the queC gene encoding 7-cyano-7-deazaguanine synthase QueC translates to MKAVILLSGGLDSSTVLYQAKADGCECYGISFDYQQRHRKELESARKIAECAGVIEHQVVTFDLTLWGGSALTDDHLDLPQDRSIEKMAESIPVTYVPARNTIFLSFALAYAEAIVASRVYIGVNALDYSGYPDCRPDYIQSMEEVFRLGTKQGREGNPITIESPLIHLKKTEIIELGNRLGVPWEFTWSCYAGQTKACGTCDSCRLRLAAFAELGLTDPIPYIKG, encoded by the coding sequence GTGAAAGCAGTTATTTTGTTATCGGGTGGTTTAGATTCTTCTACGGTTTTATACCAAGCTAAAGCAGATGGATGTGAATGCTATGGGATTTCTTTCGATTATCAGCAACGACATCGAAAAGAACTCGAATCAGCCCGAAAAATTGCTGAATGTGCAGGAGTCATCGAACATCAAGTTGTTACCTTTGATCTCACCTTATGGGGAGGATCTGCATTAACAGATGATCACCTCGATTTACCCCAGGATAGATCGATTGAAAAAATGGCTGAAAGTATACCCGTTACTTATGTTCCGGCACGAAATACTATATTTTTAAGCTTCGCTTTAGCTTACGCAGAAGCGATTGTTGCTAGTCGGGTTTATATTGGAGTGAATGCCTTAGATTATTCAGGTTATCCTGATTGCAGACCCGATTATATTCAATCAATGGAAGAAGTCTTTCGCTTAGGAACAAAACAAGGTCGAGAAGGCAATCCAATTACGATTGAATCTCCCCTGATTCATTTAAAAAAAACAGAGATTATCGAACTTGGTAATCGTTTGGGTGTTCCTTGGGAATTTACTTGGTCTTGTTATGCAGGACAGACAAAAGCCTGTGGAACTTGTGATTCCTGCCGTTTGCGATTAGCCGCCTTTGCAGAACTAGGGTTAACTGATCCGATTCCCTATATTAAGGGTTAA